A single region of the Brachypodium distachyon strain Bd21 chromosome 3, Brachypodium_distachyon_v3.0, whole genome shotgun sequence genome encodes:
- the LOC100833901 gene encoding LOW QUALITY PROTEIN: thaumatin-like protein (The sequence of the model RefSeq protein was modified relative to this genomic sequence to represent the inferred CDS: substituted 1 base at 1 genomic stop codon), with translation MANLLLLPCILLLLVQALPGTVVQVRGVTFHVTNKCPFPVWPANAPNSGHPVLAGGGFFLPPGXSKRVDAPSSWSGRFWGRTGCSNFNGATTSRSRCLTGDCEGRLACNGSVGAPPATLLEVSLHEEAGTGSYDVSVVDGYNLPVAVWSRPANRSGKCFIAGCAKDVNAVCPPELQVVVPGKAKAPTVVACRSACLAFGLDSFCCRGAYGTAEACKGSVYSRLFRDACPDYYSYAYDAAATTARCHAQEYVLNFCPSRWAPQPTPIMWPKFDFICRCMAEFSTFMDRFAPLVSLCMHESKLRKTTTLSLLVRL, from the exons ATGGCTAATCTTCTGCTCCTCCCGTgcatcctcctcctgctggTGCAGGCTCTCCCAG GAACGGTGGTGCAGGTAAGGGGCGTCACGTTCCACGTGACAAACAAATGCCCGTTCCCAGTGTGGCCAGCGAACGCGCCCAACTCCGGCCACCCGGTTCTCGCGGGTGgcggcttcttcctcccgccAGGCTAATCGAAGCGCGTCGACGCGCCGTCCTCCTGGAGCGGCCGCTTCTGGGGCCGCACCGGCTGCAGCAACTTCAACGGCGCCACCACCAGCAGGAGCCGCTGCCTCACGGGCGACTGCGAAGGCCGCCTAGCCTGCAACGGGTCCGTGGGCGCCCCTCCCGCCACGCTCCTGGAGGTGAGCTTGCACGAGGAGGCCGGGACGGGCTCCTACGACGTGAGCGTGGTGGACGGGTACAACCTCCCCGTGGCCGTGTGGAGCAGGCCGGCGAACCGGAGCGGCAAGTGCTTCATCGCGGGGTGCGCCAAGGACGTGAACGCGGTGTGCCCGCCAGAGCTGCAGGTGGTGGTGCCGGGAAAGGCCAAGGCGCCGACGGTGGTGGCGTGCAGGAGCGCGTGCCTGGCGTTCGGGCTGGACTCCTTCTGCTGCCGGGGCGCGTACGGCACGGCGGAGGCGTGCAAGGGGAGCGTCTACTCGCGGCTCTTCAGGGACGCCTGCCCGGACTACTATAGCTACGCCTACGACGCGGCCGCCACCACGGCCCGCTGCCACGCGCAGGAGTACGTGCTCAACTTCTGCCCCTCCAGATGGGCGCCGCAGCCGACACCGATCATGTGGCCCAAGTTTGATTTCATCTGTCGATGCATGGCCGAGTTCTCTACTTTTATGGATCGTTTTGCTCCTTTGGTATcactatgcatgcatgagagTAAATTACGAAAAACCACGACACTAAGCCTTCTTGTTCGGTTATGA